One genomic window of Haemorhous mexicanus isolate bHaeMex1 chromosome 17, bHaeMex1.pri, whole genome shotgun sequence includes the following:
- the MPG gene encoding DNA-3-methyladenine glycosylase: protein MPRKRKLLAQLSALQNTSSSPQINAVEQLNTTPGADPSPKSSKYFVVEKKNSPQLQEDFFNQPCVSLAKSFLGQILVRKLPDGRELWGRIVETEAYLGGEDEASHSKGGKQTQRNAAMFMKPGTLYVYQIYGIYFCMNVSSQGEGAAVLLRSLEPLQGLDAMRELRRASRKAPSRLLKDWQLCNGPSKLCQAFGIDKAFDQRDLTQDAAIWMVPGQDSPGEQDVVATTRIGIGSRGEWAQKPLRFYLRGNRFVSVVDKKIEREMAARGHSPSS from the exons AtgccaagaaaaagaaagctctTGGCTCAATTAAGTGCTCTTCAAAACACCAGCAGTTCCCCTCAGATCAATGCTGTGGAGCAGCTGAACACTACACCTGGAGCAGACCCTTCtccaaaaagcagcaaatattttgtggtagagaaaaaaaattctcctcaGCTACAAGAAGACTTTTTCAACCAGCCCTGTGTTAGTCTGGCCAAGTCCTTTCTGGGACAG ATTTTAGTTCGCAAACTTCCTGAtggcagagagctctggggcaggaTTGTTGAAACAGAAGCTTATCTGGGTGGGGAAGATGAAGCTTCCCACTCGAAAGGTGGGAAGCAAACACAACGGAATGCAGCAATGTTCATGAAACCAGGAACTCTGTACGTGTACCAGATCTATGGGATTTATTTCTGCATGAATGTTTCCAGCCAAG GAGaaggggctgcagtgctgctgcgTTCCTTGGAAcctctgcagggcctggatGCCATGAGGGAGCTGCGCAGGGCCTCCAGGAAAGCACCCAGCAGGCTGCTCAAGGACTGGCAGCTCTGCAATGGgccctccaagctctgccagGCGTTTGGCATCGACAAGGCTTTTGACCAAAGGGACCTGACTCAGGATGCTGCCATCTGGATGGTGCCAGGACAGGACTCGCCGGGGGAGCAGGACGTGGTGGCCACCACCAGGATTGGCATTGGCAGCAGGGGAGAGTGGGCACAGAAACCACTCAGGTTTTATTTACGAGGAAACAGATTTGTGAGTGTTGTAGACAAGAAAATAGAGAGAGAGATGGCAGCAAGGGGACACTCCCCTAGCAGCTGA